One stretch of Pomacea canaliculata isolate SZHN2017 linkage group LG1, ASM307304v1, whole genome shotgun sequence DNA includes these proteins:
- the LOC112572482 gene encoding acyl carrier protein, mitochondrial-like isoform X2 — MAAVLRNARIAGLLAASIRTTLPRASAVAVLQHKETIKQIHTRKWLTNPLVSKMQSIRHVSAQRSIEDINNRVMKVLKAYDKINAQKTLFVQPTRAYSDKPPLTIDMIQQRVLLVLRLYDKIAPEKLAMDSHFMNDLGLDSLDQVEIIMAMEDEFGFEIPDADSERLMRPRDIVQYIADKEDVFD, encoded by the exons ATGGCTGCCGTCCTAAGAAACGCGAGGATAGCTGGACTTCTGGCTGCCTCTATTCGCACTACTCTTCCGAGAGCGAGTGCAGTTGCGGTATTGCAACATAAAGAAACCATAAAACAGATTCATACTCGAAAATGGTTGACTAACCCTTTAGTATCAAAG ATGCAGAGCATTCGTCATGTTTCGGCACAACGATCAATTGAAGACATAAACAACCGAGTGATGAAAGTTTTGAAGGCTTATGATAAAATCAATGCTCAAAAG ACCCTTTTTGTTCAGCCAACCAGGGCATATAGTGATAAGCCACCACTGACAATAGACATGATTCAACAAAGAGTTCTGCTTGTTCTCAGGCTGTATGATAAAATTGCTCCTGAAAAG CTTGCAATGGACTCTCACTTTATGAATGACCTAGGACTAGACAGCCTTGATCAAGTGGAGATTATCATGGCCATGGAAGATGAGTTTG GCTTTGAAATTCCAGATGCAGATTCTGAGAGATTAATGCGGCCTCGGGACATTGTCCAATACATTGCAGATAAAGAGGATGTATTTGACTGA
- the LOC112557317 gene encoding probable flavin-containing monoamine oxidase A, with the protein MVTKPEIMETYDCDVLVIGAGLSGLSCALYLTEKDRGLKLMVLEAKDRIGGRILTQQLTAADGTKDFWDLGGEWVGRPQIHLRYLLHKFELDTFNPTKPTGSIVINSAPQLPWQARLDIAQFTWKLQRMRKRLAWMDLQSSVEAVTWDGVTFESFCKQNLWTQDAKDLIEAATRCMFGLATSEMTLLYFLMYVQSAGGIEVFSRPEEFSGRECRVKGGVQQLATHMVQKIGKKHVKLNQVVTHIIQMDDRVRVVTAGRLQVTCQRAVIAIPPHHAAAINVMPSLPSTKLALLKSVPLAFLVKFAVTFDEAFWGSESGGTMYYGFQSVLEDENRGPVGIVYDATSARGNPALAGFISSPEGFENDPSRRQLAILDLLEDVVGSGVRNYVDFSQRDWSREPYNGGCFLKSLMPGTTKYFNNVLREPVDRLHFAGTETATVWCGFMNGAIQSGFRAATEVLYHLRPHVIACPDPPPDCSLSTEAPDFPPEPNAPLKYVGYIAFGAGLASLAFFLLTSDKVPRSGFAKTIRLVFDQLKSD; encoded by the exons ATGGTGACAAAACCAGAAATCATGGAGACATACGATTGTGATGTATTGGTGATAGGCGCTGGGTTGTCGGGCCTATCATGCGCTTTGTATCTAACGGAGAAAGACAGAGGCTTGAAGTTGATGGTATTGGAAGCAAAAG ATAGAATTGGAGGACGTATACTTACTCAACAGCTAACAGCTGCTGATGGCACCAAGGATTTCTGGGACTTGGGAGGAGAATGGGTTGGAAG GCCTCAGATACACTTACGATACTTGCTGCATAAATTTGAGCTGGATACCTTCAACCCAACAAAACCTACAGGAAGCATTGTAATAAACTCTGCTCCACAACTTCCATGGCAGGCACGACTTGACATAGCTCAGTTCACATGGAAG CTTCAACGAATGCGGAAAAGACTAGCATGGATGGATCTGCAAAGTTCTGTTGAGGCTGTCACGTGGGATGGGGTTACGTTTGAgtcattttgtaaacaaaatctttgGACACAAG atgCCAAAGATCTTATTGAAGCAGCAACACGCTGCATGTTTGGACTTGCTACCTCAGAGATGACACTTCTCTACTTCCTCATGTATGTGCAGTCAGCAGGGGGCATTGAGGTCTTCAGCAGGCCTGAGGAGTTCAGTGGCAGAGAGTGTAGAGTAAAG GGTGGCGTCCAGCAACTAGCTACGCACATGGTTCAGAAGATAGGAAAAAAGCATGTTAAACTGAATCAAGTAGTGACACATATTATACAG ATGGATGATCGTGTACGAGTGGTAACAGCTGGACGCCTCCAGGTGACCTGTCAAAGAGCAGTAATAGCTATCCCTCCACACCATgcag CTGCTATAAATGTGATGCCATCACTACCATCCACTAAACTAGCTTTGCTGAAAAGTGTTCCACTGGCATTTTTAGTGAAGTTTGCAGTTACTTTTGATGAG GCATTTTGGGGATCTGAGAGTGGAGGAACCATGTACTATGGCTTCCAGTCTGTCCTGGAAGATGAAAACCGTGGACCGGTGGGCATTGTTTATGATGCAACGTCTGCAAGAGGGAATCCTGCACTTGCTGGCTTTATATCATCACCTGAAGGCTTTGAGAATGAT CCTAGTCGACGTCAGCTGGCTATCCTGGACCTTCTAGAAGATGTTGTTGGATCTGGGGTGCGCAATTATGTTGACTTCTCCCAGCGGGATTGGAGCCGTGAACCCTACAATGGCGGCTGTTTTCTCAAGTCTTTGATGCCTGGTACTACAAAATACTTTAACAATGTCTTACGGGAGCCTGTCGACAG GCTGCATTTTGCTGGAACAGAAACAGCTACTGTGTGGTGTGGTTTCATGAACGGGGCAATACAGTCAGGCTTCAGGGCAGCCACAGAA GTACTGTATCATCTTCGTCCTCATGTGATTGCCTGCCCTGACCCACCACCAGACTGTAGCTTAAGTACAGAAGCCCCTGACTTTCCACCAGAACCAAATGCTCCATTGAAGTATGTGGGATATATAGCTTTTGGAGCTGGCCTGGCATCTTTGGCATTTTTTCTCTTGACATCAGATAAAGTTCCCAGATCAGGTTTTGCGAAGACTATTCGACTAGTATTTGATCAATTGAAATCAGATTAA
- the LOC112572482 gene encoding acyl carrier protein, mitochondrial-like isoform X3 translates to MAAVLRNARIAGLLAASIRTTLPRASAVAVLQHKETIKQIHTRKWLTNPLVSKTLFVQPTRAYSDKPPLTIDMIQQRVLLVLRLYDKIAPEKLAMDSHFMNDLGLDSLDQVEIIMAMEDEFGFEIPDADSERLMRPRDIVQYIADKEDVFD, encoded by the exons ATGGCTGCCGTCCTAAGAAACGCGAGGATAGCTGGACTTCTGGCTGCCTCTATTCGCACTACTCTTCCGAGAGCGAGTGCAGTTGCGGTATTGCAACATAAAGAAACCATAAAACAGATTCATACTCGAAAATGGTTGACTAACCCTTTAGTATCAAAG ACCCTTTTTGTTCAGCCAACCAGGGCATATAGTGATAAGCCACCACTGACAATAGACATGATTCAACAAAGAGTTCTGCTTGTTCTCAGGCTGTATGATAAAATTGCTCCTGAAAAG CTTGCAATGGACTCTCACTTTATGAATGACCTAGGACTAGACAGCCTTGATCAAGTGGAGATTATCATGGCCATGGAAGATGAGTTTG GCTTTGAAATTCCAGATGCAGATTCTGAGAGATTAATGCGGCCTCGGGACATTGTCCAATACATTGCAGATAAAGAGGATGTATTTGACTGA
- the LOC112572482 gene encoding acyl carrier protein, mitochondrial-like isoform X1 — translation MAAVLRNARIAGLLAASIRTTLPRASAVAVLQHKETIKQIHTRKWLTNPLVSKYQMQSIRHVSAQRSIEDINNRVMKVLKAYDKINAQKTLFVQPTRAYSDKPPLTIDMIQQRVLLVLRLYDKIAPEKLAMDSHFMNDLGLDSLDQVEIIMAMEDEFGFEIPDADSERLMRPRDIVQYIADKEDVFD, via the exons ATGGCTGCCGTCCTAAGAAACGCGAGGATAGCTGGACTTCTGGCTGCCTCTATTCGCACTACTCTTCCGAGAGCGAGTGCAGTTGCGGTATTGCAACATAAAGAAACCATAAAACAGATTCATACTCGAAAATGGTTGACTAACCCTTTAGTATCAAAG TATCAGATGCAGAGCATTCGTCATGTTTCGGCACAACGATCAATTGAAGACATAAACAACCGAGTGATGAAAGTTTTGAAGGCTTATGATAAAATCAATGCTCAAAAG ACCCTTTTTGTTCAGCCAACCAGGGCATATAGTGATAAGCCACCACTGACAATAGACATGATTCAACAAAGAGTTCTGCTTGTTCTCAGGCTGTATGATAAAATTGCTCCTGAAAAG CTTGCAATGGACTCTCACTTTATGAATGACCTAGGACTAGACAGCCTTGATCAAGTGGAGATTATCATGGCCATGGAAGATGAGTTTG GCTTTGAAATTCCAGATGCAGATTCTGAGAGATTAATGCGGCCTCGGGACATTGTCCAATACATTGCAGATAAAGAGGATGTATTTGACTGA
- the LOC112572482 gene encoding acyl carrier protein, mitochondrial-like isoform X4: MAAVLRNARIAGLLAASIRTTLPRASAVAVLQHKETIKQIHTRKWLTNPLVSKYQMQSIRHVSAQRSIEDINNRVMKVLKAYDKINAQKLAMDSHFMNDLGLDSLDQVEIIMAMEDEFGFEIPDADSERLMRPRDIVQYIADKEDVFD, encoded by the exons ATGGCTGCCGTCCTAAGAAACGCGAGGATAGCTGGACTTCTGGCTGCCTCTATTCGCACTACTCTTCCGAGAGCGAGTGCAGTTGCGGTATTGCAACATAAAGAAACCATAAAACAGATTCATACTCGAAAATGGTTGACTAACCCTTTAGTATCAAAG TATCAGATGCAGAGCATTCGTCATGTTTCGGCACAACGATCAATTGAAGACATAAACAACCGAGTGATGAAAGTTTTGAAGGCTTATGATAAAATCAATGCTCAAAAG CTTGCAATGGACTCTCACTTTATGAATGACCTAGGACTAGACAGCCTTGATCAAGTGGAGATTATCATGGCCATGGAAGATGAGTTTG GCTTTGAAATTCCAGATGCAGATTCTGAGAGATTAATGCGGCCTCGGGACATTGTCCAATACATTGCAGATAAAGAGGATGTATTTGACTGA
- the LOC112574563 gene encoding LOW QUALITY PROTEIN: uncharacterized protein LOC112574563 (The sequence of the model RefSeq protein was modified relative to this genomic sequence to represent the inferred CDS: deleted 2 bases in 1 codon) — MAGKVPKMKLWYYPMYRSGRCVWLVKELGIEDQLELVTLPMEIQPPPPEREEYRQRVHPHSTVPALEVEGQPPIIESAAICLFLADLCGSLAPELGKRAEYYNWIIYSCCAMDEILVTLFHHWELLPPEKKDQQVLDKTSLRPRHAWTIEKTLEGREYILGKEELTLLQHVPACLALLSSESPLSALSQFSAADCMLGFNIWWANLKEMKGGILLEGRPNIQSYLARISARPAMQEATNAKGK, encoded by the exons ATGGCCGGCAAAGTACCCAAGATGAAGCTTTGGTACTATCCGATGTACAGATCAGGGCGCTGTGTTTGGCTTGTCAAAG AGCTGGGCATAGAGGATCAGCTGGAGCTAGTCACCTTGCCCATGGAAATTCAGCCTCCTCCCCCAGAGCGCGAGGAGTACCGCCAGCGCGTGCACCCCCACAGTACCGTCCCGGCCCTGGAGGTAGAAGGTCAGCCTCCAATCATTGAGTCAGCGGCTATCTGTCTCTTCCTCGCCGACCTCTGCGGATCCCTGGCACCGGAGTTGGGCAAGAGGGCTGAGTATTACAA CTGGATCATCTATTCCTGCTGTGCCATGGACGAAATCCTGGTGACCCTGTTTCATCATTGGGAGCTTCTTCCGCCCGAGAAGAAGGACCAGCAGGTCCTCGACAAAACCTCCTTAAGGCCAAGGCATGCATGGAC TATAGAGAAGACTCTGGAAGGCAGAGAATACATTCTGGGCAAGGA AgagttaacacttttgcaacatgtcccagcctgcctggcatTGCTGTCCTCCGAGTCACCACTATCCGCCCTTTCGCA GTTTTCAGCAGCTGACTGTATGCTGGGCTTCAACATATGGTGGGCAAATCTAAAAGAAATGAAGGGTGGCATTCTTCTTGAGGGACGTCCAAATATACAGTCCTACTTGGCCCGAATCAGCGCTCGGCCAGCCATGCAGGAGGCAACGAATGCGAAAGGAAAGTGA
- the LOC112557312 gene encoding probable flavin-containing monoamine oxidase A: protein MVTDKALVPMAEGSEIKYDVIVIGGGISGLTTAFHLKKRDPKLRIIVLEAKDRVGGRTQTISLKSKDGTDKWDIGGQWVGRCQPHIMSLLLELGLETHPQYTKGKKIQQLSGPNISTFSGDLPSLSIFALIDLHHFISKVESCRKLVKSDDPYACPLAEEWDSISAEHFIQENCFTQGAIDAVNIANRTIFGTESSQLSCLFWFAYISAADGIIKLCEAKEFTAQESTIKGGAQKISELLAERIGHKNILLQQPVVHIEQTCKDVKVTTKTGETYIAKYAVSAMPPPLLDFITFSPSLPEFKREMCKRMTLGNYTKIIITYQEAFWRKAGFSGEVITNGGITAVPNCSSGPLCIIYDASLYNNSPALLGFIAGDVKVEWTQQSPETRKRAVLDQAADYFGKEVYSYIDYFEKDWNQEPYSHGAPVCIMPVGSMPVFSKAIRQPFERLHFAGTETATSWCGYMNGAVQAGLRAAAEVLEKLRPEVLISEDYGALQGSTLATRPAQGLSKQRWLKQPRRSFIGASFLKWTIGFGIMVGIFMMAKKTKFYRSF, encoded by the exons ATGGTGACAGACAAAGCTTTGGTGCCAATGGCAGAAGGAAGTGAAATTAAATACGATGTTATTGTCATCGGCGGGGGCATATCTGGTCTGACGACTGCCTTCCATCTCAAGAAAAGAGATCCCAAACTGAGGATAATTGTGCTAGAAGCGAAAG atcgTGTTGGAGGCCGCACTCAGACCATCTCACTCAAGTCGAAGGATGGAACAGACAAATGGGATATTGGCGGCCAGTGGGTTGGAAG gtgccAACCTCATATTATGTCACTCCTGCTGGAGCTTGGTCTGGAAACCCACCCTCAgtatacaaaaggaaaaaaaatccagcagcTTTCTGGGCCTAATATATCCACATTCAGTGGTGATCTACCTTCTCTGTCAATCTTTGCGCTGATAGACCTCCATCATTTCATCTCAAAG GTGGAAAGCTGCAGAAAGCTTGTGAAATCAGATGATCCTTATGCATGCCCCTTGGCAGAAGAATGGGACTCTATCTCAGCAGAGCACTTTAttcaagaaaactgttttacacaAG GTGCTATTGATGCAGTGAATATTGCCAACAGAACAATATTTGGAACAGAGTCGTCCCagctttcttgtctcttttGGTTTGCATACATCAGTGCTGCAGATGGAATTATTAAGCTCTGTGAAGCTAAAGAATTCACAGCACAGGAAAGTACAATCAAA GGGGGTGCACAGAAGATTTCTGAACTGCTAGCGGAACGCATTGGCCACAAAAACATACTACTTCAGCAACCTGTAGTCCATATTGAACAG ACTTGCAAGGATGTAAAGGTTACAACAAAGACAGGAGAAACATACATTGCAAAATATGCTGTGTCTGCTATGCCTCCACCCCTTTTAG ACTTCATCACCTTCAGCCCTTCCCTGCCTGAATTTAAAAGAGAAATGTGCAAAAGAATGACACTTGGCAATTACACCAAAATCATCATTACATACCAAGAG GCATTCTGGCGCAAAGCAGGTTTCTCAGGTGAGGTTATTACAAATGGAGGGATTACTGCTGTGcctaactgctcttcgggtccACTTTGTATAATATATGATGCCTCTCTCTACAATAACAGCCCTGCTCTTCTAGGATTCATTGCTGGTGATGTAAAAGTAGAGTGGACTCAGCAATCA CCAGAGACACGAAAAAGAGCAGTTTTAGATCAAGCTGCAGATTACTTTGGGAAGGAGGTGTACAGTTACATTGACTACTTTGAGAAGGACTGGAACCAGGAACCATATTCACATGGTGCACCAGTCTGCATTATGCCTGTTGGCAGCATGCCCGTCTTTTCAAAAGCCATCCGACAACCCTTTGAAAG GTTGCATTTTGCGGGGACAGAAACAGCTACCTCCTGGTGTGGTTACATGAATGGTGCAGTGCAGGCAGGTTTGAGGGCAGCAGCGGAGGTACTGGAGAAGCTAAGACCAGAGGTATTAATCAGTGAGGACTATGGTGCACTTCAAGGCTCAACTCTTGCCACCAGGCCGGCACAGGGACTCAGTAAACAGCGGTGGCTGAAGCAGCCACGCAGAAGTTTCATTGGAGCCTCATTCTTGAAGTGGACCATTGGTTTTGGTATCATGGTTGGCATCTTCATGATGGCAAAGAAAACTAAGTTCTATAGgtcattttga